The Penaeus monodon isolate SGIC_2016 chromosome 33, NSTDA_Pmon_1, whole genome shotgun sequence genome includes a window with the following:
- the LOC119594030 gene encoding thiopurine S-methyltransferase-like isoform X1 → MQGRPLKPEMCDRDLPLDATRAICEHEAAAAKEVADPWQNFYGDSLFLKRDWDLEDWRSYYDKMPGWDGCEGTGLGVTQFADKVFWKTEARAFFPLCGRAEDMKWAYDHGHTVVGLDGAEKPVQHFFEKYQDLQHTVEELEYGKLYKSKDRRLQVFVCDITDIALVVLGKFDVVVDCGAYTSIHPRDRARYVETVTSTLGRDYRYFLDVCHDAPPAATGQPQSIPLREVKRDFGSSRKLEFLGTEDISEEWGVDTFFQTYLIMEPK, encoded by the exons ATGCAAGGCAGACCCTTGAAG CCAGAAATGTGCGACCGCGACCTCCCCCTGGACGCCACGCGCGCCATCTGTGAGCacgaggcggcggcggcgaaggagGTGGCCGACCCTTGGCAGAATTTCTACGGCGATTCGCTCTTCCTGAAACGAGACTGGGATCTGGAGGACTGGCGAAGCTACTATGATAAGATG CCTGGCTGGGATGGCTGCGAGGGAACAGGACTGGGCGTCACTCAGTTCGCCGACAAGGTGTTTTGGAAGACAGAGGCCAGGGCGTTTTTCCCTCTCTGCGGCCGGGCGGAGGACATGAAGTg gGCCTACGACCACGGCCACACCGTCGTCGGGCTGGACGGAGCGGAGAAGCCCGTCCAGCACTTCTTCGAGAAGTACCAAGACCTCCAGCACACCGTGGAGGAGCTCGAGTACGGGAAACTCTACAAG AGCAAGGACCGACGTCTGCAGGTGTTCGTGTGTGACATCACGGACATCGCCCTCGTGGTCCTCGGGAAATTCGACGTCGTGGTGGACTGCGGGGCCTACACGTCCATCCACCCGCGAGACAGGGCCAG GTACGTCGAGACAGTGACATCGACGCTGGGGAGAGACTACCGCTATTTCCTCGACGTCTGCCACGACGCGCCGCCGGCAGCCACGGGCCAACCCCAGTCGATTCCGCTGCGCGAAGTGAAAAGGGATTTTG GTTCTTCGAGGAAATTAGAATTCTTAGGAACCGAAGATATTAGTGAAGAATGGGGTGTCGACACGTTTTTCCAGACTTACCTCATCATGgaaccgaaataa
- the LOC119594030 gene encoding thiopurine S-methyltransferase-like isoform X2, with protein sequence MCDRDLPLDATRAICEHEAAAAKEVADPWQNFYGDSLFLKRDWDLEDWRSYYDKMPGWDGCEGTGLGVTQFADKVFWKTEARAFFPLCGRAEDMKWAYDHGHTVVGLDGAEKPVQHFFEKYQDLQHTVEELEYGKLYKSKDRRLQVFVCDITDIALVVLGKFDVVVDCGAYTSIHPRDRARYVETVTSTLGRDYRYFLDVCHDAPPAATGQPQSIPLREVKRDFGSSRKLEFLGTEDISEEWGVDTFFQTYLIMEPK encoded by the exons ATGTGCGACCGCGACCTCCCCCTGGACGCCACGCGCGCCATCTGTGAGCacgaggcggcggcggcgaaggagGTGGCCGACCCTTGGCAGAATTTCTACGGCGATTCGCTCTTCCTGAAACGAGACTGGGATCTGGAGGACTGGCGAAGCTACTATGATAAGATG CCTGGCTGGGATGGCTGCGAGGGAACAGGACTGGGCGTCACTCAGTTCGCCGACAAGGTGTTTTGGAAGACAGAGGCCAGGGCGTTTTTCCCTCTCTGCGGCCGGGCGGAGGACATGAAGTg gGCCTACGACCACGGCCACACCGTCGTCGGGCTGGACGGAGCGGAGAAGCCCGTCCAGCACTTCTTCGAGAAGTACCAAGACCTCCAGCACACCGTGGAGGAGCTCGAGTACGGGAAACTCTACAAG AGCAAGGACCGACGTCTGCAGGTGTTCGTGTGTGACATCACGGACATCGCCCTCGTGGTCCTCGGGAAATTCGACGTCGTGGTGGACTGCGGGGCCTACACGTCCATCCACCCGCGAGACAGGGCCAG GTACGTCGAGACAGTGACATCGACGCTGGGGAGAGACTACCGCTATTTCCTCGACGTCTGCCACGACGCGCCGCCGGCAGCCACGGGCCAACCCCAGTCGATTCCGCTGCGCGAAGTGAAAAGGGATTTTG GTTCTTCGAGGAAATTAGAATTCTTAGGAACCGAAGATATTAGTGAAGAATGGGGTGTCGACACGTTTTTCCAGACTTACCTCATCATGgaaccgaaataa